A portion of the Microlunatus phosphovorus NM-1 genome contains these proteins:
- a CDS encoding C1 family peptidase encodes MATYVKVFSNPTDPRLGRNVGHDPRSWNYAYAAADVSKLSSARHQSNIPTLDQGNIGSCTGNAATKCLSYQPFWSQPVVQAVIGSDPAANEAYAVGVYSDATKIDSYPGTYPPNDTGSDGLSVATVLKSRGLISGYQHAFSLEALLTALAEQPVIVGTEWRQNMFQPAPDGRQRITGKVAGGHEYCLDQLDVENERVWMQNSWGDSWGVQGRAYFTWDDMRKLLEASGDCTIFAPLQSPPPPPAPADPQTEFVAAAKTWLSFRHTSKQNVAFASDLRRYLDTL; translated from the coding sequence ATGGCAACTTATGTGAAGGTCTTCTCCAACCCCACCGATCCTCGGCTGGGTCGAAATGTGGGCCACGACCCGCGTTCGTGGAACTACGCGTACGCGGCCGCTGATGTCAGCAAGCTCTCGTCAGCCAGGCATCAGTCAAACATCCCGACGCTCGACCAGGGCAATATCGGGTCGTGCACCGGCAACGCTGCCACCAAGTGCCTGTCGTACCAGCCCTTCTGGAGCCAGCCGGTGGTCCAAGCGGTCATCGGGAGCGACCCGGCGGCCAACGAGGCGTACGCCGTGGGTGTCTACTCAGATGCCACGAAGATCGACAGCTATCCGGGCACCTACCCGCCCAACGACACCGGATCCGACGGGCTGTCCGTGGCGACCGTGCTCAAGTCCCGCGGACTGATCAGCGGCTATCAGCACGCGTTCTCGCTGGAGGCACTGCTGACCGCATTGGCGGAGCAGCCGGTCATCGTCGGCACGGAGTGGCGCCAGAACATGTTCCAGCCTGCGCCCGACGGCCGGCAGAGGATCACGGGCAAGGTCGCAGGCGGCCATGAATACTGCCTCGACCAGCTCGATGTCGAGAATGAGCGCGTCTGGATGCAGAACTCGTGGGGTGATTCCTGGGGGGTGCAAGGCAGGGCGTACTTCACCTGGGACGACATGCGCAAGCTGCTCGAGGCATCAGGTGACTGCACGATCTTCGCTCCTCTCCAGTCGCCTCCGCCGCCGCCGGCGCCGGCCGACCCGCAGACCGAGTTCGTTGCGGCCGCCAAGACCTGGCTGTCGTTCCGGCACACGTCCAAGCAGAATGTCGCCTTCGCGAGCGACTTGAGGAGGTACCTCGACACACTGTGA
- a CDS encoding TfoX/Sxy family protein, with the protein MRTPLPHPDLLERIRAELAAEPSTMEKAMFGVRCFMVNDKLVVGARKNGDLLVRVPAERHDELLDQPGASQSEMGAGRSMGPGWISVAAQALDTDEALAYWVEIALDHNRRITGAHS; encoded by the coding sequence ATGAGGACACCACTGCCCCACCCGGATCTGCTCGAGCGGATCCGCGCCGAGCTCGCAGCTGAGCCGTCGACCATGGAGAAGGCCATGTTCGGCGTGCGCTGTTTCATGGTCAACGACAAACTCGTCGTCGGGGCACGCAAGAACGGTGATCTGCTGGTCCGGGTGCCGGCCGAGCGCCATGACGAGCTGCTCGACCAGCCCGGCGCATCCCAGTCAGAGATGGGAGCTGGGCGGTCGATGGGGCCGGGCTGGATCTCGGTCGCGGCACAAGCGCTCGACACTGACGAAGCGCTGGCGTACTGGGTGGAGATTGCCCTGGACCACAACCGACGGATCACCGGCGCTCACTCCTGA
- a CDS encoding SPFH domain-containing protein, producing MSPTVVLIPLAILALIGLLIASVRIVREYERAVVFRLGRLRGPLGPGILFLLPGLDKLVRVDLRVVTLTIPPQEVITRDNVTARVNAVVMFRVTDAVLSVMAVENHAVATSQIAQTTLRSVVGRAELDTLLAHRSDLNEDLTTSIAQQTKPWGVEVQVVEIKDVEIPEIMQRAMAREAEAERERRAKVISAHGELQASEELRDAALTLSECPASLQLRYLQTLLELGADQNSTIVFPLPMDIVGPFLAAYSDQQSTAQRGLIHDITNHATAGTSGRP from the coding sequence ATGAGTCCGACCGTGGTGCTCATCCCGCTCGCGATCCTGGCGCTGATCGGACTGCTGATCGCCAGCGTACGGATCGTCCGGGAGTATGAGCGGGCTGTGGTCTTCCGGCTCGGCCGGCTGCGCGGACCGCTCGGACCGGGGATCCTGTTCTTGCTGCCGGGCCTGGACAAGCTGGTCCGGGTCGATCTGCGGGTCGTCACCTTGACCATTCCGCCGCAGGAGGTGATCACCCGGGACAACGTCACCGCTCGGGTCAATGCGGTGGTGATGTTCCGGGTCACCGACGCGGTGCTGTCGGTGATGGCGGTGGAGAACCATGCCGTGGCCACCTCCCAGATCGCCCAGACGACCTTGCGGTCGGTGGTCGGCCGGGCCGAGCTGGACACGCTGCTCGCCCATCGCTCGGATCTGAACGAGGACCTGACCACCTCGATCGCGCAGCAGACCAAGCCCTGGGGTGTCGAGGTCCAGGTGGTCGAGATCAAGGACGTCGAGATCCCCGAGATCATGCAGCGGGCGATGGCCCGGGAGGCCGAGGCCGAACGGGAGCGGCGCGCCAAGGTGATCAGCGCCCATGGTGAGCTGCAGGCGTCCGAGGAGCTCCGCGATGCCGCGCTCACCTTGAGCGAGTGCCCGGCGTCGCTGCAGCTGCGCTATCTGCAGACCCTGCTCGAGCTCGGCGCCGACCAGAACTCCACGATCGTCTTCCCCCTGCCGATGGACATCGTCGGCCCCTTCCTCGCCGCGTACAGCGATCAGCAGAGCACCGCTCAGAGAGGTCTCATCCATGACATCACCAACCACGCCACAGCCGGGACGTCCGGTCGTCCTTGA
- a CDS encoding MFS transporter — translation MSATVQVDVPASSGRRDLRTVLVSCVMGTTVEWYDFFLYGTAAGIVFNKQFFPSHDPTVGTLLAFTTFAIGFIARPIGGLFFGHLGDRLGRKQALVITMLIMGVATFLIGCLPTYGQVGLLAPALLVLLRLCQGVAIGGEWGGAVLMSVEYAPPGRRALFGSVPQMGLALGLLLGTGVFALGQAVLSEAAFFSWGWRVGFWLSLLLVVIGLVVRLRVMETPAFRRLQETESKATVPALELVRDPVNRRNLLLGMGARWVEGVAFNAWAVFSISYVANTLGLSRGPVLIAVMAAAGVLLVFIPVWGLIADRWTPRRTYALGVLLSAIVPLVGFPLLASGNELLLGLAILVALGVIYPIMYAPEAAFFAGLFPARVRYTGISAVYQISGIVASGLTPLILTWLLAVRGGSSSLIIAYFLFTGLISLVSTLAIRSPVHEEVQR, via the coding sequence ATGAGCGCCACCGTCCAGGTCGACGTTCCAGCATCCAGCGGACGCCGCGATCTTCGTACCGTCCTGGTCTCGTGCGTGATGGGGACGACCGTCGAGTGGTACGACTTCTTTCTCTACGGCACAGCAGCCGGCATCGTCTTCAACAAGCAGTTCTTCCCGAGCCACGACCCCACCGTTGGCACGCTCCTGGCATTCACCACCTTCGCGATCGGCTTCATCGCGCGCCCGATCGGGGGACTCTTCTTCGGCCATCTGGGCGACCGGCTGGGCCGGAAACAGGCACTGGTGATCACCATGCTGATCATGGGTGTCGCAACCTTCCTGATCGGCTGCCTCCCCACCTATGGCCAGGTGGGCCTGCTGGCGCCCGCCCTCCTGGTCTTGTTGCGACTGTGCCAGGGAGTGGCGATCGGCGGCGAGTGGGGCGGCGCGGTCTTGATGTCGGTCGAGTACGCGCCGCCGGGTCGCCGCGCCCTCTTCGGCTCGGTCCCGCAGATGGGCCTGGCGCTCGGGCTCCTGCTGGGCACAGGTGTCTTCGCGCTCGGCCAAGCGGTGCTGAGCGAGGCTGCGTTCTTCAGCTGGGGCTGGCGCGTCGGCTTCTGGCTCAGCCTGCTGCTGGTCGTGATCGGCCTGGTGGTTCGCCTGCGGGTGATGGAGACGCCGGCGTTTCGCCGGCTTCAAGAGACCGAGTCGAAGGCGACCGTCCCTGCTCTCGAGCTGGTCCGCGATCCGGTCAACCGTCGTAATCTGCTGCTCGGCATGGGAGCCCGCTGGGTCGAGGGCGTGGCCTTCAACGCGTGGGCGGTGTTCTCGATCTCCTATGTGGCCAACACACTGGGTCTGTCCCGCGGTCCGGTTCTGATCGCGGTGATGGCGGCCGCCGGCGTGCTGCTGGTGTTCATCCCGGTGTGGGGTCTGATCGCGGATCGCTGGACGCCCCGACGAACCTATGCTCTCGGCGTCCTGCTCTCGGCAATCGTGCCGTTGGTCGGCTTCCCGCTGCTGGCCAGCGGCAATGAGCTGCTGCTCGGACTGGCGATCCTGGTCGCACTGGGTGTGATCTATCCGATCATGTATGCGCCGGAGGCCGCCTTCTTCGCCGGCCTGTTCCCAGCGCGAGTGCGCTACACGGGGATCTCGGCCGTCTACCAGATCTCGGGAATCGTGGCCTCCGGGCTCACGCCCCTGATCCTTACCTGGCTGCTGGCCGTGCGCGGTGGCAGCAGCAGTCTGATCATCGCCTACTTCCTGTTCACTGGCCTGATCAGCCTGGTGTCGACGTTGGCGATTCGATCTCCGGTGCACGAGGAGGTCCAGAGATGA
- a CDS encoding nuclear transport factor 2 family protein, whose product MSKSSAAAIVQEYHQAWTGGDVDRAMAYVAADVVCRAPGQDLSGIEAYRAFLAGFAPMLTGIGDIAAFAEGERVALFYYPRTAVTSTAPAAECFTVRDGQIVENVLIFDRLSYAPPAAGEQE is encoded by the coding sequence ATGTCAAAGAGTTCTGCAGCAGCAATCGTGCAGGAATATCACCAGGCCTGGACCGGCGGTGACGTCGACCGCGCCATGGCGTACGTCGCGGCCGATGTCGTGTGTCGCGCTCCGGGCCAAGATCTGTCCGGAATCGAGGCCTATCGCGCCTTTCTCGCCGGGTTCGCACCGATGCTCACCGGGATCGGCGACATCGCCGCCTTTGCGGAGGGGGAGCGGGTCGCGTTGTTCTACTATCCGCGAACTGCGGTGACCTCGACGGCTCCGGCCGCGGAGTGCTTCACCGTCCGGGACGGCCAGATCGTCGAGAACGTGCTCATCTTCGACCGGCTCTCGTACGCGCCCCCGGCTGCGGGGGAGCAGGAATGA
- a CDS encoding phosphotransferase enzyme family protein — MDKRSRDEPARTRSADEEPEITLTGGNMNAVVRRGDTVHRTAGPWTPTIHRLLEHLASAGIDCLPRPLGFDERGREVLPYLPGTVPAYPLPRWVWTDRLLAETGALLARIHRASTTFDRSDAVWQLRPHEPDEVICLNDMAPYNMVFDDDHQLSGLIDLDTASPGPRVWDLAYLAYRIVPLSAAEDTGIGPITAEERQRRLQLLAGAYAAAGDQIVIETTDILRATVARLDELADFTADRAAAGAGHVAPHVGIYRRDAQWITQDLLP, encoded by the coding sequence ATGGACAAGAGGAGCAGAGACGAACCGGCACGCACCAGGTCAGCTGATGAGGAGCCTGAGATCACCCTGACCGGCGGCAACATGAACGCCGTCGTCCGCCGCGGCGACACCGTGCACCGGACCGCGGGACCATGGACGCCGACGATCCACCGGCTCCTCGAACACCTCGCAAGCGCCGGGATCGACTGCCTCCCCCGTCCGCTCGGGTTCGACGAGCGGGGACGCGAGGTGCTGCCGTACCTGCCTGGCACAGTGCCCGCCTATCCCCTGCCGCGCTGGGTCTGGACCGATCGTCTGCTGGCAGAGACTGGAGCGCTGCTCGCCAGGATCCACCGGGCCAGCACGACGTTCGATCGCTCGGATGCGGTCTGGCAGCTCCGGCCGCACGAGCCCGACGAGGTCATCTGCCTCAACGACATGGCGCCGTACAACATGGTCTTCGACGACGATCACCAGCTCAGCGGCCTGATCGATCTCGACACCGCCTCCCCCGGCCCTCGAGTCTGGGATCTGGCCTACCTCGCCTATCGAATCGTGCCGCTCAGCGCGGCCGAAGACACCGGCATCGGGCCCATCACAGCCGAGGAACGGCAGCGACGACTCCAGTTGCTCGCCGGCGCGTACGCCGCAGCTGGGGACCAGATCGTGATCGAGACGACCGACATCCTCCGCGCCACTGTCGCCCGTCTCGACGAACTGGCCGACTTCACCGCCGACCGGGCCGCCGCCGGAGCGGGCCACGTGGCACCCCACGTGGGGATCTACCGCCGCGACGCCCAGTGGATCACGCAGGACCTCCTGCCATAA
- a CDS encoding ArsR/SmtB family transcription factor yields the protein MSAQPGRDLDRALRALADPNRRAILAVVRTGPRAVGQIAEEVGLSQQTTSHHLGVLRSAGLATQTKDGTRHLFVVNTDGLAAVRSYLDDFWPTKLAALKAAIENRKPNADG from the coding sequence GTGAGCGCACAACCAGGTCGAGATCTCGATCGGGCGTTGCGCGCGCTGGCCGATCCGAACCGACGTGCGATCTTGGCTGTGGTGAGGACCGGGCCGCGAGCTGTCGGTCAGATCGCCGAGGAGGTCGGGCTGTCGCAGCAGACGACCTCGCATCACCTTGGCGTGCTGCGCTCGGCTGGCCTGGCCACACAGACCAAGGACGGCACGCGACACCTGTTCGTGGTGAACACCGACGGTCTCGCGGCGGTGCGGTCCTATCTGGATGACTTCTGGCCGACGAAGTTGGCGGCTCTCAAGGCTGCCATCGAGAACCGGAAGCCGAATGCCGATGGCTGA
- the relB gene encoding type II toxin-antitoxin system RelB family antitoxin, with product MPLSIRLTEDEEARLTALAERTGRSKTFYVRQAIEAYLEDLEEQYWADEAVREWEASGKRSRPAQQLWDELGV from the coding sequence ATGCCGTTGTCCATTCGGCTGACCGAAGACGAAGAAGCACGTCTGACCGCGCTCGCGGAGCGGACTGGTCGCTCAAAGACCTTCTATGTGCGCCAAGCCATCGAGGCCTATCTGGAGGACCTCGAAGAGCAGTACTGGGCTGATGAGGCCGTGCGCGAGTGGGAGGCCTCGGGCAAGAGATCCCGTCCAGCTCAGCAGTTGTGGGATGAGCTGGGCGTGTGA
- a CDS encoding type II toxin-antitoxin system RelE family toxin, which produces MTHWHLETSPQFDKTARKLDQQTLHRVRAHLDQVCELEDPRTRGKGLTGKLAGYWRYRIGDYRVIVEIRDHALVIIAITIGHRSGVY; this is translated from the coding sequence GTGACGCACTGGCATTTGGAGACCTCACCCCAGTTCGACAAAACGGCACGCAAGCTCGACCAACAGACACTGCATCGCGTCCGGGCCCACCTTGACCAGGTCTGCGAACTCGAAGACCCACGCACTCGCGGCAAAGGACTGACGGGCAAGCTCGCCGGGTACTGGCGGTACCGGATCGGTGACTACCGCGTGATCGTGGAGATTCGCGACCACGCCTTGGTCATCATCGCGATCACGATCGGGCACCGATCCGGTGTCTACTGA
- a CDS encoding flavin reductase family protein: MTAHNCIETGQRPEDLASDRFRAIFRRHPAGVAVVTFADGERPIGFTATSVISVSAEPPLLAFSVAGTSSSWRTLAVVPSVVVNFLAAGQVDISARFATSGIDRFAGVDWRRLQTGEPVLEGTLSWVRGEVVNRTSVGASHLVIVRVVESHHGPDAAPLIYYDRAYHQVDGSSAL; the protein is encoded by the coding sequence ATGACGGCCCACAACTGCATCGAGACCGGGCAGCGGCCCGAGGATCTGGCGTCCGATCGGTTCCGTGCCATCTTCCGGCGGCATCCGGCCGGTGTGGCCGTCGTGACCTTCGCGGACGGAGAGCGACCGATCGGTTTCACGGCTACCTCGGTGATCTCGGTGTCTGCCGAGCCGCCGTTGCTGGCCTTCTCGGTTGCCGGCACATCATCGTCGTGGCGAACCCTCGCCGTCGTACCGAGTGTTGTGGTCAACTTCTTGGCCGCCGGGCAGGTGGACATCTCGGCGCGATTCGCGACCAGTGGGATCGACCGCTTCGCCGGGGTCGACTGGCGTCGGCTGCAGACCGGTGAGCCGGTGCTGGAGGGCACCCTGTCGTGGGTCCGTGGGGAGGTCGTGAATCGCACCAGCGTGGGTGCCAGCCATCTCGTGATCGTCCGAGTCGTCGAGTCGCATCACGGTCCCGATGCCGCCCCGTTGATCTACTACGACCGCGCCTACCACCAGGTCGACGGCTCCTCCGCCTTGTAG
- a CDS encoding SRPBCC family protein, whose product MAEYATSIEIDAAPEVVFDYLTTEAGMTAWMGQHARLDPHPGGEFAVDIAGYAVRGEYLSVEPPTRVVVSWGIVGTSDLPVGASTVEFRLAAIARGTRLELIHSQLPDTAVAGHRYGWEHFVPRLAAAAAGTPFGPDPWRPMTE is encoded by the coding sequence ATGGCTGAGTACGCCACCTCGATCGAGATCGACGCAGCACCTGAGGTCGTCTTCGACTATCTGACCACCGAAGCCGGCATGACGGCATGGATGGGCCAGCACGCCCGTCTCGACCCGCATCCGGGTGGCGAGTTCGCGGTCGACATCGCCGGGTATGCGGTCCGCGGTGAGTATCTGTCGGTCGAGCCGCCCACGCGAGTGGTCGTCTCCTGGGGCATCGTCGGCACCTCGGATCTTCCGGTCGGCGCGTCGACGGTCGAGTTCCGGTTGGCCGCGATCGCGCGGGGTACGCGGCTCGAGCTCATCCACTCGCAGCTGCCTGACACCGCCGTTGCCGGTCATCGGTACGGCTGGGAGCACTTCGTACCCAGATTGGCCGCTGCTGCCGCGGGGACACCCTTCGGCCCCGATCCCTGGCGTCCGATGACCGAGTGA
- a CDS encoding ABC transporter permease has product MTTETAVAATDSELSPEIQPTPPTNRLSERWRDWATNVAVFLGVLALWWAVTASGLVPPLFLPSPQAVVGAFIEANGCHPIQEGSTRIVCGAQGYFLWEHLLASLQRIGLGVLGGIAVGVVIGFAMALVPLLGRLFEPYLNFLRSLPPLGYIGLLIVWFGIGDTSKIWLLFLAAFPPIAMATIDGVRGIRTDRILAAQALGANSVGVLRHVVLPASLPSILSGIRIATGFAWTTVVAAELNNGIPGIGGLAYLSGTQLQTPLTIACIIIIGLAAIALDAAIKRLGGLLVPWQGKA; this is encoded by the coding sequence ATGACCACCGAGACCGCGGTCGCCGCTACCGACTCAGAGCTCTCCCCCGAGATTCAGCCAACCCCACCCACCAACCGCCTGTCCGAGCGTTGGCGAGACTGGGCCACCAATGTCGCCGTCTTCCTCGGGGTGCTCGCGCTGTGGTGGGCGGTCACCGCTTCCGGCCTGGTCCCACCGTTGTTTCTGCCCAGCCCGCAGGCTGTGGTGGGTGCCTTCATCGAAGCCAACGGCTGCCATCCGATCCAGGAGGGGAGCACCCGCATCGTGTGCGGCGCCCAGGGCTACTTCCTGTGGGAACACCTGCTGGCCAGCCTGCAGCGCATCGGTCTTGGTGTGCTGGGTGGCATCGCCGTAGGCGTGGTCATCGGCTTCGCGATGGCTCTGGTCCCACTGCTGGGTCGCTTGTTCGAGCCGTACCTGAACTTCCTGCGCTCGCTGCCACCGCTGGGCTATATCGGCCTGCTGATCGTCTGGTTCGGGATCGGCGACACCTCGAAGATCTGGCTGCTCTTCCTGGCCGCTTTCCCGCCCATCGCAATGGCGACCATCGACGGCGTCCGAGGCATTCGCACCGACCGCATCCTGGCCGCGCAGGCCCTGGGCGCGAACTCCGTGGGCGTGCTGCGCCACGTCGTCCTGCCGGCCAGCCTGCCGAGCATCCTGTCCGGCATCCGAATCGCGACCGGGTTCGCCTGGACGACCGTGGTCGCCGCCGAGCTCAACAACGGCATCCCCGGCATCGGCGGTCTGGCGTACCTGTCGGGCACACAGCTGCAGACGCCGCTCACCATCGCCTGCATCATCATCATCGGTCTGGCGGCCATCGCCCTCGACGCGGCGATCAAGCGCCTGGGCGGCCTCCTCGTTCCCTGGCAGGGCAAGGCATGA
- a CDS encoding YchJ family protein, producing the protein MCTRPEGRPWPDTAEALMRSRFEAFRDGDALWLLASWHPSTRPSSLDLSDNPTWRGLQIVETVAGGLGDKTGIVEFRATYLLPGGGVGIQHERSRFTRVDGRWHYVDAM; encoded by the coding sequence ATGTGCACCAGACCGGAAGGACGGCCGTGGCCGGACACGGCCGAGGCTCTCATGCGGTCGCGCTTCGAAGCGTTCCGTGATGGTGACGCCCTCTGGCTGCTGGCCTCCTGGCACCCGTCGACCCGACCCTCCTCGCTGGACCTCAGCGACAATCCGACCTGGCGAGGGCTCCAGATCGTCGAGACGGTCGCGGGCGGCCTTGGTGACAAGACTGGCATCGTCGAGTTCAGAGCGACCTACCTCCTCCCGGGCGGTGGGGTCGGGATCCAGCACGAGCGTTCGCGGTTCACCCGTGTGGACGGGCGCTGGCACTACGTCGACGCGATGTGA
- a CDS encoding NAD(P)H-dependent oxidoreductase, whose protein sequence is MGIVSDDTSRGGVVALVGNPRPGSRTLVVAQRLAAGVAGLLNGAADPVTTLDLAEIAGQLLVQEGPDADRYRAVVASAAVAVIATPVYKASYTGLLKAFVDRYPAGALRGVLAVPVVVSASPAHSFVGEHLLRPLLVELGATVPVPSFAVVEGQLDDLQNRVDGWLEQNGEVLSRLALRADAVGVR, encoded by the coding sequence ATGGGCATCGTGTCTGACGACACCTCACGCGGCGGCGTCGTTGCGCTCGTCGGCAACCCCCGACCAGGATCCCGCACCCTCGTCGTGGCGCAGCGACTGGCTGCCGGTGTTGCGGGCCTCCTGAACGGAGCGGCTGATCCGGTGACGACGCTGGATCTGGCGGAGATCGCCGGGCAGCTGCTGGTCCAGGAGGGGCCCGACGCTGATCGCTATCGCGCGGTGGTTGCGTCCGCTGCGGTAGCGGTGATCGCCACCCCCGTGTACAAGGCGAGCTACACCGGTCTGCTCAAGGCGTTCGTCGATCGCTATCCGGCGGGCGCGCTCCGCGGCGTCCTCGCGGTGCCGGTCGTCGTCTCGGCCAGTCCGGCGCACAGTTTCGTCGGTGAACACCTGCTGCGTCCGCTGCTGGTCGAGCTCGGCGCGACCGTGCCGGTCCCGTCGTTCGCCGTCGTCGAGGGTCAGCTCGATGACCTCCAGAACAGAGTCGACGGTTGGCTCGAGCAGAACGGCGAGGTGTTGAGCAGGTTGGCACTTCGGGCCGACGCGGTTGGTGTGCGATGA
- a CDS encoding taurine ABC transporter substrate-binding protein translates to MSATALIRLVAAASVIAMGLATSGCTTAREAEARANAANNSAVTCPVEVNSTATGAVRIGWQAIPSANLLVKDKGWIEACLPNVTVTWIKFDSGADVVQGFGSGSVDLSTLGSSPATKALSAPLNVDMQIVWIDDVIGTAESLVAKDPGIKTLTDLRGHTIAVPFGSTSHFSLLMALKEAGLTPGTDVKLINLSPDKMLAAWNGSQVDAAWVWDPVLSELVAHGHIITSSQVTAKQGNPTFDLQGATRTFVQANQGFLDTWTAIQDHAVGELTGGDAKAAAQSVSVQLGSTPEAVLAQFPGYTYPRAKRQAELLADLPEQLLATGKFLATQGEVDSVSELSKYQAGIYSASIEKAAK, encoded by the coding sequence ATGTCAGCCACCGCCCTGATCCGACTGGTGGCCGCCGCCTCGGTCATCGCGATGGGCCTGGCCACCAGCGGCTGCACCACCGCTCGCGAGGCGGAAGCCCGGGCCAACGCCGCGAACAACAGCGCGGTCACGTGCCCGGTCGAGGTCAACAGCACAGCCACCGGCGCCGTACGCATCGGCTGGCAGGCCATCCCGAGCGCCAACCTGCTGGTCAAGGACAAAGGCTGGATCGAGGCCTGCCTGCCGAACGTGACCGTGACCTGGATCAAGTTCGACTCCGGCGCGGACGTCGTGCAAGGTTTCGGGTCCGGATCGGTCGACCTGTCGACCCTGGGCTCCAGCCCGGCGACCAAGGCACTCTCGGCCCCGCTGAACGTGGACATGCAGATCGTCTGGATCGACGACGTGATCGGCACCGCCGAGTCTCTCGTTGCCAAGGATCCCGGCATCAAGACGCTCACCGACCTGCGCGGACACACGATTGCGGTGCCGTTCGGCTCGACCTCGCACTTCAGTCTGCTGATGGCGCTGAAGGAGGCCGGCCTGACCCCGGGCACGGACGTGAAGCTGATCAATCTCAGTCCTGACAAGATGCTGGCCGCCTGGAACGGCTCCCAGGTGGACGCGGCCTGGGTCTGGGACCCAGTGCTCAGCGAGCTCGTCGCTCACGGCCACATCATCACCAGCAGCCAGGTCACCGCGAAGCAGGGCAACCCCACCTTCGACCTGCAAGGGGCGACTCGGACGTTCGTGCAGGCCAACCAGGGCTTCCTCGACACCTGGACGGCGATCCAGGACCACGCGGTCGGCGAGCTGACCGGCGGCGACGCCAAGGCCGCCGCGCAATCGGTCTCGGTGCAGCTGGGCAGCACTCCCGAGGCCGTGCTCGCCCAGTTCCCGGGCTACACCTATCCCCGGGCCAAGCGACAGGCCGAACTCCTGGCCGACTTGCCCGAACAGCTGCTGGCCACCGGCAAGTTCCTGGCCACACAGGGCGAGGTGGACTCCGTGAGCGAGCTGTCGAAATACCAGGCAGGGATCTACTCGGCCTCCATCGAGAAAGCGGCGAAGTGA
- the arr gene encoding NAD(+)--rifampin ADP-ribosyltransferase, with amino-acid sequence MSEPVPFEVYQPGVYLHGTKADLTIGDLLVPGRESNFEQGRLMNYVYFTATLDAATWGAELAVGHGRGRIYLVEPTGAFEDDPNVTDKRFPGNPTQSFRSREPLRIVGELTDWVGHSPEKLQAMLDGIKGLMQQGSAQIED; translated from the coding sequence ATGAGCGAACCTGTGCCCTTCGAGGTCTATCAGCCCGGTGTCTATCTGCACGGCACGAAGGCTGACCTGACGATCGGCGACCTGCTGGTCCCCGGCCGCGAGTCGAACTTCGAGCAGGGCCGGCTGATGAACTACGTCTACTTCACCGCGACCCTCGATGCAGCGACCTGGGGTGCCGAACTCGCCGTCGGCCATGGCCGTGGGCGCATCTATCTCGTCGAGCCGACGGGCGCCTTCGAAGACGATCCGAACGTGACCGACAAGAGGTTTCCCGGAAACCCGACGCAGTCCTTCCGCAGCCGTGAGCCCTTGCGGATCGTCGGCGAACTCACCGACTGGGTCGGCCACTCGCCCGAGAAGCTCCAGGCCATGCTGGACGGAATCAAGGGGCTCATGCAGCAGGGTTCGGCACAGATCGAGGACTGA